The following are encoded together in the Juglans microcarpa x Juglans regia isolate MS1-56 chromosome 2D, Jm3101_v1.0, whole genome shotgun sequence genome:
- the LOC121251119 gene encoding protein TPX2 isoform X3: MAEMAEESNRMISTMTMIDETYEFSAPRFYDFIKGETEEEVIKAELWFDSALTYAPSPCMPRIRTGRSFTVESLCSFNEADQIMQKTSESSHPKATDSNSEAKPQGEVMPAETKKQEVTPIEAKEQNSAQVSADKVIGEDDKGEGACTEETGRVCAGRAPASVKIEASDDKSNCKSSVNVGTEACTPKPTMTSRKGDLMTDSKKHQTAKKIASLVRNPSALKPRNQLQSSHAKSIKPSSVKREAIMKNPAGTPNLAQENQAIKRQKLEGGKTRQILNVKPQLLPHKSKLGLTSSTSNLCSSAANKTTKEDRKVYVREPAKPFVSMAEMMKKFESSTRDLSLPPVNTSLSHMKTRLTLTRPKDPELETAQRVRSIRVKSTAELEEEMMAKIPKFRARPLNKKMLEARTLPAIPRTTPQPPEFQLLQEFHLETMARANQNAESASVASTELSHQNNPWKPHLTAPKSPLLQTLLRARPPRVKSSFELEQEELEKLPKFKAKPLNKKIFESKGDLGMFCNAKKHVTVPQEFHFATDERIPPSVAVVDLFDKLSLNSEPRHDNPIPRNTTPNPFHLHTEERGAEKERRLYMELRQKQLEEERARVPRANPYPYTTDYPVIPPKPEPKHCTKPEPFQLESLVRHEEEMQRETEERSRVEKEEAQKKIFKALPILKEDPIPVPEKVRKPLTQVQEFNLHVDNRAVDRAEFDQKVK, translated from the exons CTTGTATGCCTAGAATCAGGACTGGTAGATCTTTTACAGTTGAGAGCTTATGCAGCTTCAATGAAGCTGACCAAATAATGCAAAAG ACCTCAGAGTCATCACACCCAAAGGCTACTGATAGTAACTCAGAAGCTAAACCTCAAGGAGAGGTTATGCCCGCTGAAACCAAGAAACAAGAAGTAACACCCATTGAGGCCAAAGAACAAAATAGCGCCCAA GTTTCTGCTGATAAAGTGATTGGTGAAGATGATAAGGGAGAAGGTGCATGCACCGAAGAAACTGGAAG AGTTTGTGCTGGAAGAGCTCCTGCCAGTGTGAAAATAGAAGCTAGTGATGACAAGTCGAATTGTAAATCCAGTGTTAATGTAGGAACTGAAGCTTGCACACCTAAGCCTACAATGACTTCTCGAAAGGGAGACCTGATGACTGATTCGAAGAAACACCAAACAGCTAAAAAGATAGCCAGTTTGGTTAGGAACCCATCAGCATTAAAGCCTAGAAATCAATTACAGTCATCCCATGCCAAAAGCATCAAACCATCCAGTGTGAAGAG GGAGGCAATTATGAAAAACCCTGCTGGGACTCCCAATTTAGCTCAAGAGAACCAGGCCATTAAGCGGCAGAAGTTGGAAGGAGGAAAAACTAGACAG ATACTTAATGTCAAACCTCAACTTTTGCCCCACAAGTCAAAACTGGGTCTTACCAGTAGCACTTCCAACTTATGCTCTTCAGCTGCTAATAAAACTACCAAAGAGGACAGAAAG GTTTACGTACGGGAACCAGCCAAACCATTTGTTTCAATGGCAGAAATGATGAAGAAGTTCGAGTCAAGTACCAGAGACTTGTCACTGCCACCCGTTAATACTTCTCTCTCACAT ATGAAGACTAGACTCACATTGACAAGGCCCAAGGATCCTGAACTTGAAACTGCCCAACGGGTTCGTTCCATCAGAGTAAAAAGTACTGCTGAGCTTGAGGAAGAAATGATGGCTAAAATTCCGAAGTTCAGAGCTCGACCACtaaataaaaag ATGCTCGAAGCTCGAACTTTACCTGCAATACCAAGAACTACACCGCAGCCACCAGAGTTTCAG TTGTTGCAGGAATTCCATTTGGAGACAATGGCAAGGGccaatcagaatgcagaatcagctTCTGTGGCTTCGACAGAATTGTCCCATCAG AATAATCCATGGAAGCCTCATCTGACTGCACCAAAAAGCCCTTTACTTCAGACATTATTGAGGGCTCGTCCCCCTCGGGTGAAAAGCTCTTTTGAACTTGAGCAAGAGGAGCTTGAAAAACTACCTAAATTTAAGGCGAAGCCTTTGAATAAGAAG ATCTTTGAAAGCAAAGGGGATTTGGGAATGTTCTGTAATGCAAAGAAACACGTTACTGTACCTCAAGAATTTCATTTTGCAACGGATGAGAGAATTCCACCGTCTGTTGCTGTTGTTGATTTGTTTGACAAG CTTTCTTTGAATTCAGAACCTCGTCATGATAATCCGATTCCAAGAAACACTACTCCAAATCCATTCCACCTTCACACAGAG GAAAGAGGGGCCGAGAAAGAGAGGAGATTGTATATGGAGCTCAGGCAGAAACAGTTGGAAGAGGAAAGAGCAAGGGTTCCCAGGGCAAACCCGTACCCATATACCACTGACTATCCTGTG ATTCCACCAAAGCCGGAGCCCAAGCATTGCACAAAACCAGAACCTTTCCAATTGGAAAGTTTGGTGAGGCACGAGGAGGAAATGCAAAGGGAAACAGAAGAAAGGAGTAGGGTGGAGAAAGAAGAAGCCCAGAAGAAAATTTTCAAGGCACTGCCGATTCTGAAAGA GGACCCTATTCCAGTTCCAGAGAAAGTGCGCAAACCCCTCACTCAAGTTCAGGAATTTAATCTCCATGTAGATAATCGAGCTGTGGATAGAGCTGAGTTTGATCAAAAGGTAAAATGA
- the LOC121251119 gene encoding protein TPX2 isoform X2, whose amino-acid sequence MAEMAEESNRMISTMTMIDETYEFSAPRFYDFIKGETEEEVIKAELWFDSALTYAPSPCMPRIRTGRSFTVESLCSFNEADQIMQKTSESSHPKATDSNSEAKPQGEVMPAETKKQEVTPIEAKEQNSAQVSADKVIGEDDKGEGACTEETGRVCAGRAPASVKIEASDDKSNCKSSVNVGTEACTPKPTMTSRKGDLMTDSKKHQTAKKIASLVRNPSALKPRNQLQSSHAKSIKPSSVKREAIMKNPAGTPNLAQENQAIKRQKLEGGKTRQILNVKPQLLPHKSKLGLTSSTSNLCSSAANKTTKEDRKVYVREPAKPFVSMAEMMKKFESSTRDLSLPPVNTSLSHMKTRLTLTRPKDPELETAQRVRSIRVKSTAELEEEMMAKIPKFRARPLNKKMLEARTLPAIPRTTPQPPEFQEFHLETMARANQNAESASVASTELSHQNNPWKPHLTAPKSPLLQTLLRARPPRVKSSFELEQEELEKLPKFKAKPLNKKIFESKGDLGMFCNAKKHVTVPQEFHFATDERIPPSVAVVDLFDKLSLNSEPRHDNPIPRNTTPNPFHLHTEERGAEKERRLYMELRQKQLEEERARVPRANPYPYTTDYPVIPPKPEPKHCTKPEPFQLESLVRHEEEMQRETEERSRVEKEEAQKKIFKALPILKEDPIPVPEKVRKPLTQVQEFNLHVDNRAVDRAEFDQKIKEKEMMYKRYREESEVARMMEEEKALKQLRRTLVPHARPVPNFNQPFCPQKSSRETTKAKSPNLRVLQRKERRKAFNAVATAVSSAAAHMR is encoded by the exons CTTGTATGCCTAGAATCAGGACTGGTAGATCTTTTACAGTTGAGAGCTTATGCAGCTTCAATGAAGCTGACCAAATAATGCAAAAG ACCTCAGAGTCATCACACCCAAAGGCTACTGATAGTAACTCAGAAGCTAAACCTCAAGGAGAGGTTATGCCCGCTGAAACCAAGAAACAAGAAGTAACACCCATTGAGGCCAAAGAACAAAATAGCGCCCAA GTTTCTGCTGATAAAGTGATTGGTGAAGATGATAAGGGAGAAGGTGCATGCACCGAAGAAACTGGAAG AGTTTGTGCTGGAAGAGCTCCTGCCAGTGTGAAAATAGAAGCTAGTGATGACAAGTCGAATTGTAAATCCAGTGTTAATGTAGGAACTGAAGCTTGCACACCTAAGCCTACAATGACTTCTCGAAAGGGAGACCTGATGACTGATTCGAAGAAACACCAAACAGCTAAAAAGATAGCCAGTTTGGTTAGGAACCCATCAGCATTAAAGCCTAGAAATCAATTACAGTCATCCCATGCCAAAAGCATCAAACCATCCAGTGTGAAGAG GGAGGCAATTATGAAAAACCCTGCTGGGACTCCCAATTTAGCTCAAGAGAACCAGGCCATTAAGCGGCAGAAGTTGGAAGGAGGAAAAACTAGACAG ATACTTAATGTCAAACCTCAACTTTTGCCCCACAAGTCAAAACTGGGTCTTACCAGTAGCACTTCCAACTTATGCTCTTCAGCTGCTAATAAAACTACCAAAGAGGACAGAAAG GTTTACGTACGGGAACCAGCCAAACCATTTGTTTCAATGGCAGAAATGATGAAGAAGTTCGAGTCAAGTACCAGAGACTTGTCACTGCCACCCGTTAATACTTCTCTCTCACAT ATGAAGACTAGACTCACATTGACAAGGCCCAAGGATCCTGAACTTGAAACTGCCCAACGGGTTCGTTCCATCAGAGTAAAAAGTACTGCTGAGCTTGAGGAAGAAATGATGGCTAAAATTCCGAAGTTCAGAGCTCGACCACtaaataaaaag ATGCTCGAAGCTCGAACTTTACCTGCAATACCAAGAACTACACCGCAGCCACCAGAGTTTCAG GAATTCCATTTGGAGACAATGGCAAGGGccaatcagaatgcagaatcagctTCTGTGGCTTCGACAGAATTGTCCCATCAG AATAATCCATGGAAGCCTCATCTGACTGCACCAAAAAGCCCTTTACTTCAGACATTATTGAGGGCTCGTCCCCCTCGGGTGAAAAGCTCTTTTGAACTTGAGCAAGAGGAGCTTGAAAAACTACCTAAATTTAAGGCGAAGCCTTTGAATAAGAAG ATCTTTGAAAGCAAAGGGGATTTGGGAATGTTCTGTAATGCAAAGAAACACGTTACTGTACCTCAAGAATTTCATTTTGCAACGGATGAGAGAATTCCACCGTCTGTTGCTGTTGTTGATTTGTTTGACAAG CTTTCTTTGAATTCAGAACCTCGTCATGATAATCCGATTCCAAGAAACACTACTCCAAATCCATTCCACCTTCACACAGAG GAAAGAGGGGCCGAGAAAGAGAGGAGATTGTATATGGAGCTCAGGCAGAAACAGTTGGAAGAGGAAAGAGCAAGGGTTCCCAGGGCAAACCCGTACCCATATACCACTGACTATCCTGTG ATTCCACCAAAGCCGGAGCCCAAGCATTGCACAAAACCAGAACCTTTCCAATTGGAAAGTTTGGTGAGGCACGAGGAGGAAATGCAAAGGGAAACAGAAGAAAGGAGTAGGGTGGAGAAAGAAGAAGCCCAGAAGAAAATTTTCAAGGCACTGCCGATTCTGAAAGA GGACCCTATTCCAGTTCCAGAGAAAGTGCGCAAACCCCTCACTCAAGTTCAGGAATTTAATCTCCATGTAGATAATCGAGCTGTGGATAGAGCTGAGTTTGATCAAAAG atcaaagaaaaagaaatgatgtaTAAGAGATACAGAGAAGAGAGCGAGGTGGCACGGATG ATGGAGGAAGAGAAGGCCCTGAAACAATTGAGAAGGACATTGGTTCCCCATGCAAGACCAGTGCCTAATTTCAACCAGCCTTTCTGCCCCCAAAA GTCTTCCAGGGAAACAACAAAGGCAAAATCACCGAATTTGCGTGTGCTACAGAGAAAAGAAAGGCGAAAAGCGTTCAATGCTGTGGCTACTGCAGTTTCAAGTGCCGCTGCTCATATGAGATAG
- the LOC121251119 gene encoding protein TPX2 isoform X1 codes for MAEMAEESNRMISTMTMIDETYEFSAPRFYDFIKGETEEEVIKAELWFDSALTYAPSPCMPRIRTGRSFTVESLCSFNEADQIMQKTSESSHPKATDSNSEAKPQGEVMPAETKKQEVTPIEAKEQNSAQVSADKVIGEDDKGEGACTEETGRVCAGRAPASVKIEASDDKSNCKSSVNVGTEACTPKPTMTSRKGDLMTDSKKHQTAKKIASLVRNPSALKPRNQLQSSHAKSIKPSSVKREAIMKNPAGTPNLAQENQAIKRQKLEGGKTRQILNVKPQLLPHKSKLGLTSSTSNLCSSAANKTTKEDRKVYVREPAKPFVSMAEMMKKFESSTRDLSLPPVNTSLSHMKTRLTLTRPKDPELETAQRVRSIRVKSTAELEEEMMAKIPKFRARPLNKKMLEARTLPAIPRTTPQPPEFQLLQEFHLETMARANQNAESASVASTELSHQNNPWKPHLTAPKSPLLQTLLRARPPRVKSSFELEQEELEKLPKFKAKPLNKKIFESKGDLGMFCNAKKHVTVPQEFHFATDERIPPSVAVVDLFDKLSLNSEPRHDNPIPRNTTPNPFHLHTEERGAEKERRLYMELRQKQLEEERARVPRANPYPYTTDYPVIPPKPEPKHCTKPEPFQLESLVRHEEEMQRETEERSRVEKEEAQKKIFKALPILKEDPIPVPEKVRKPLTQVQEFNLHVDNRAVDRAEFDQKIKEKEMMYKRYREESEVARMMEEEKALKQLRRTLVPHARPVPNFNQPFCPQKSSRETTKAKSPNLRVLQRKERRKAFNAVATAVSSAAAHMR; via the exons CTTGTATGCCTAGAATCAGGACTGGTAGATCTTTTACAGTTGAGAGCTTATGCAGCTTCAATGAAGCTGACCAAATAATGCAAAAG ACCTCAGAGTCATCACACCCAAAGGCTACTGATAGTAACTCAGAAGCTAAACCTCAAGGAGAGGTTATGCCCGCTGAAACCAAGAAACAAGAAGTAACACCCATTGAGGCCAAAGAACAAAATAGCGCCCAA GTTTCTGCTGATAAAGTGATTGGTGAAGATGATAAGGGAGAAGGTGCATGCACCGAAGAAACTGGAAG AGTTTGTGCTGGAAGAGCTCCTGCCAGTGTGAAAATAGAAGCTAGTGATGACAAGTCGAATTGTAAATCCAGTGTTAATGTAGGAACTGAAGCTTGCACACCTAAGCCTACAATGACTTCTCGAAAGGGAGACCTGATGACTGATTCGAAGAAACACCAAACAGCTAAAAAGATAGCCAGTTTGGTTAGGAACCCATCAGCATTAAAGCCTAGAAATCAATTACAGTCATCCCATGCCAAAAGCATCAAACCATCCAGTGTGAAGAG GGAGGCAATTATGAAAAACCCTGCTGGGACTCCCAATTTAGCTCAAGAGAACCAGGCCATTAAGCGGCAGAAGTTGGAAGGAGGAAAAACTAGACAG ATACTTAATGTCAAACCTCAACTTTTGCCCCACAAGTCAAAACTGGGTCTTACCAGTAGCACTTCCAACTTATGCTCTTCAGCTGCTAATAAAACTACCAAAGAGGACAGAAAG GTTTACGTACGGGAACCAGCCAAACCATTTGTTTCAATGGCAGAAATGATGAAGAAGTTCGAGTCAAGTACCAGAGACTTGTCACTGCCACCCGTTAATACTTCTCTCTCACAT ATGAAGACTAGACTCACATTGACAAGGCCCAAGGATCCTGAACTTGAAACTGCCCAACGGGTTCGTTCCATCAGAGTAAAAAGTACTGCTGAGCTTGAGGAAGAAATGATGGCTAAAATTCCGAAGTTCAGAGCTCGACCACtaaataaaaag ATGCTCGAAGCTCGAACTTTACCTGCAATACCAAGAACTACACCGCAGCCACCAGAGTTTCAG TTGTTGCAGGAATTCCATTTGGAGACAATGGCAAGGGccaatcagaatgcagaatcagctTCTGTGGCTTCGACAGAATTGTCCCATCAG AATAATCCATGGAAGCCTCATCTGACTGCACCAAAAAGCCCTTTACTTCAGACATTATTGAGGGCTCGTCCCCCTCGGGTGAAAAGCTCTTTTGAACTTGAGCAAGAGGAGCTTGAAAAACTACCTAAATTTAAGGCGAAGCCTTTGAATAAGAAG ATCTTTGAAAGCAAAGGGGATTTGGGAATGTTCTGTAATGCAAAGAAACACGTTACTGTACCTCAAGAATTTCATTTTGCAACGGATGAGAGAATTCCACCGTCTGTTGCTGTTGTTGATTTGTTTGACAAG CTTTCTTTGAATTCAGAACCTCGTCATGATAATCCGATTCCAAGAAACACTACTCCAAATCCATTCCACCTTCACACAGAG GAAAGAGGGGCCGAGAAAGAGAGGAGATTGTATATGGAGCTCAGGCAGAAACAGTTGGAAGAGGAAAGAGCAAGGGTTCCCAGGGCAAACCCGTACCCATATACCACTGACTATCCTGTG ATTCCACCAAAGCCGGAGCCCAAGCATTGCACAAAACCAGAACCTTTCCAATTGGAAAGTTTGGTGAGGCACGAGGAGGAAATGCAAAGGGAAACAGAAGAAAGGAGTAGGGTGGAGAAAGAAGAAGCCCAGAAGAAAATTTTCAAGGCACTGCCGATTCTGAAAGA GGACCCTATTCCAGTTCCAGAGAAAGTGCGCAAACCCCTCACTCAAGTTCAGGAATTTAATCTCCATGTAGATAATCGAGCTGTGGATAGAGCTGAGTTTGATCAAAAG atcaaagaaaaagaaatgatgtaTAAGAGATACAGAGAAGAGAGCGAGGTGGCACGGATG ATGGAGGAAGAGAAGGCCCTGAAACAATTGAGAAGGACATTGGTTCCCCATGCAAGACCAGTGCCTAATTTCAACCAGCCTTTCTGCCCCCAAAA GTCTTCCAGGGAAACAACAAAGGCAAAATCACCGAATTTGCGTGTGCTACAGAGAAAAGAAAGGCGAAAAGCGTTCAATGCTGTGGCTACTGCAGTTTCAAGTGCCGCTGCTCATATGAGATAG